One Lolium rigidum isolate FL_2022 unplaced genomic scaffold, APGP_CSIRO_Lrig_0.1 contig_15296_1, whole genome shotgun sequence genomic region harbors:
- the LOC124680396 gene encoding GDSL esterase/lipase At3g48460-like, with translation MDLPGAVRSLSLLLPILLAAAITGAAAAPAPPSPFRTVYAFGDSFTDTGNTHSTTGPYSFGYVSHAPYGATFFHRSTNRYSDGRLVVDFLAADALRLPSFIPPYLSTLSSNSSSSSVAATNNPGGSVNFAVAGATAIEHEWFVKNNLSFDITPQSIMTELGWFDAHLKARRSGPKDVGEALFWVGEIGANDYAYSFMDAATIPRKLIRTMAVDRVTTFIEGLLKRGAKYVVVQGLPLTGCLTMAMTLAKPDDRDDLGCAGSVNRQSLAHNRLLQASLRRLRRDHPGAIIAYADYYAAHTAVMKSPAQYGFAEPFKACCGSGGGDYNFDVFSTCGSPEVPTACAQPARYANWDGVHMTEAMYKVVAGMFFQDNAGKYFRPAFGSLLARKGHGN, from the exons ATGGACTTGCCCGGGGCCGTCCGCTCCCTGTCCCTCCTCCTTCCGATTCTCTTGGCCGCCGCCATCACCGGGGCTGCCGCGGCGCCGGCACCACCTTCGCCGTTCCGGACGGTGTACGCGTTCGGCGACTCGTTCACGGACACGGGCAACACGCACTCAACGACCGGCCCCTACTCCTTCGGCTACGTCTCCCACGCGCCGTACGGCGCCACCTTCTTCCACCGCTCCACCAACCGCTACTCCGACGGCCGCCTCGTCGTCGActtcctcgccgccgacgccCTCCGCCTCCCCTCCTTCATCCCGCCCTACCTCTCCACCCTCTCCTCcaactcctcctccagctccgtcgCCGCCACCAACAACCCCGGCGGGTCGGTCAACTTCGCGGTGGCCGGCGCGACGGCCATCGAGCACGAGTGGTTCGTGAAGAACAACCTCAGCTTCGACATCACGCCGCAGTCCATCATGACGGAGCTCGGCTGGTTCGACGCGCACCTCAAGGCGCGGCGGAGCGGCCCGAAGGACGTGGGCGAGGCGCTGTTCTGGGTGGGGGAGATCGGGGCCAACGACTACGCCTACAGCTTCATGGACGCCGCCACCATCCCGCGCAAGCTCATCCGGACCATGGCCGTCGACAGGGTCACAACCTTCATCGAG GGTCTGCTGAAGAGAGGGGCCAAGTACGTGGTCGTGCAGGGGCTGCCGCTCACGGGCTGCCTGACGATGGCCATGACGCTCGCCAAGCCGGACGACCGCGACGACCTCGGCTGCGCCGGCTCCGTGAACCGGCAGAGTCTCGCCCACAACCGCCTCCTCCAGGCCAGCCTCCGCCGGCTCCGCCGAGACCACCCGGGCGCCATCATCGCCTACGCCGACTACTACGCCGCGCACACCGCCGTCATGAAGAGCCCGGCGCAGTACGGCTTCGCGGAGCCCTTCAAGGCCTgctgcggcagcggcggcggcgactacAACTTCGACGTCTTCTCCACTTGCGGCTCCCCGGAGGTGCCGACGGCGTGCGCCCAGCCGGCCCGGTACGCCAACTGGGACGGGGTCCACATGACGGAGGCCATGTACAAGGTCGTCGCCGGCATGTTCTTCCAAGACAACGCCGGGAAGTACTTCCGGCCGGCGTTCGGCTCCTTGCTGGCCAGGAAAGGCCACGGCAACTGA
- the LOC124680395 gene encoding uncharacterized protein LOC124680395, translating to MVAGHRTLLLLLAAALLAAVFAVAVAEEAKPTILTPVAQTPVGSFEGDKPGADDAMDDEDAAPVGAPIGTTMTEPKPELTTPPGGAGEGTPAASAASSLAALAGFGGAVIAAAGVLSF from the coding sequence ATGGTCGCCGGGCACCGgacgctgctcctcctcctggccgccgCGCTGCTGGCGGCGGTGTTCgccgtggccgtggcggaggaggCGAAGCCGACCATCCTGACACCCGTGGCGCAGACCCCCGTTGGGTCCTTCGAGGGCGACAAGCCGGGTGCGGACGACGCCATGGACGATGAAGACGCCGCGCCCGTCGGAGCACCCATCGGCACCACCATGACCGAGCCCAAGCCTGAGCTCACCACCCCGCCCGGCGGCGCAGGGGAGGGCACGCCAGCTGCTAGCGCCGCCTCTTCCCTCGCAGCCCTGGCTGGCTTTGGCGGTGCCGtgatcgccgccgccggcgtcctaTCCTTCTGA
- the LOC124680398 gene encoding ALBINO3-like protein 1, chloroplastic — MAAPHLHLRIPHRPQTPLALPSRPSSSPLLVLPRLAPSPARGGRVALLRPVAALGWGGGGGGIDDVADLFGRVEALLYTVADAAVVAAAAEGGAKEEAAARAGDWLSGITASMETVLKVLKGGLSTLHIPYPYGFAIILLTVLIKGATFPLTKKQVESALAMRSLQPQVKAIQERYAGDQERIQLETARIYKLSGVDPLAGCLPTLVTIPVWIGLYRALSNVANEGLLNEGFFWIPSLAGPTTIAARQSGQGISWLFPFTDGHPPLGWSDTLAYLVLPALLVISQYVSAQIMQPSQSNDPSQQGAQAALKFLPLLIGYFALSVPSGLSLYWLTNNVLSSAQQVWLQKLGGAKNPVKEYIDKLAREESTNVEKSESADKSESLRKDGKPQPGQVPKPSEPQRGGRFKKLMEEESRRKQLLEQPKIMEEAGIESETLDGKQSSDASAEDSKDEEESHENEPISASSNGGLSHGTNETYPDTEEVTIPEATDTDNHSSVSNPTSPTDDELRHQENGNDAV, encoded by the exons ATGGCGGcgccccacctccacctccgcatCCCACACCGCCCCCAGACCCCGCTAGCCCTGCCCTCCCGGCCCTCCTCGTCTCCCCTTCTCGTCCTCCCCCGCCTGGCGCCCTCCCCCGCGCGCGGGGGCCGGGTTGCCCTCCTGCGCCCGGTCGCGGCGCTcgggtggggcggcggcggcggaggcatcgacgacgtcgccgacctcTTCGGCCGCGTCGAGGCGCTCCTCTACACCGTCGCGGACGCCGcggtcgtggcggcggcggcggagggcggggccaaggaggaggccgccgcacGCGCGGGGGACTGGCTCTCCGGGATCACCGCCTCCATGGAGACCGTGCTCAAG GTTCTGAAAGGTGGTCTGTCAACTTTACATATACCTTACCCATATGGTTTTGCGATCATCCTCCTAACAGTTCTGATTAAGGGGGCCACTTTTCCTCTCACAAAGAAGCAG GTTGAGTCTGCACTTGCAATGAGATCACTTCAACCTCAAGTGAAAGCTATCCAAGAACGTTATGCTGGGGATCAG GAAAGGATACAACTCGAAACTGCTCGTATATATAAGTTGTCTGGCGTTGATCCACTTGCAG GATGCTTGCCTACTCTTGTGACAATACCAGTCTGGATTGGTCTATACAGAGCTCTGTCTAATGTAGCTAATGAG GGACTTCTTAATGAAGGTTTTTTCTGGATACCTTCTTTGGCTGGTCCAACAACAATTGCTGCTCGACAAAGTGGCCAAGGAATATCCTGGCTTTTCCCGTTTACG GATGGCCATCCACCACTTGGCTGGTCGGACACTCTGGCATACCTTGTCCTACCAGCCCTTCTGGTTATTTCGCAATACGTATCTGCCCAGATAATGCAACCATCACAG AGCAATGATCCTAGCCAGCAAGGTGCCCAAGCTGCACTGAAGTTCCTGCCTTTGCTAATTGGTTATTTTGCTCTTTCCGTTCCTTCTGGACTGAGTCTATATTG GCTTACAAATAATGTCCTTAGCAGTGCACAGCAAGTGTGGCTTCAAAAGCTGGGAGGTGCCAAAAATCCTGTAAAAGAATATATTGACAAGCTTGCTAGAGAAGAATCAACTAATGTTGAAAAATCTGAATCGGCTGATAAGAGCGAGTCTCTCCGGAAAGATGGTAAACCCCAGCCTGGTCAAGTGCCAAAACCAAGTGAACCACAGCGTGGTGGAAG GTTTAAGAAATTAATGGAGGAAGAATCGAGAAGAAAACAGCTTCTGGAACAACCAAAAATAATGGAAGAGGCTGGCATAGAATCTGAAACCCTTGATGGAAAACAGAGTTCTGATGCCTCTGCTGAAGACAGCAAAGATGAAGAG GAATCCCATGAAAATGAACCTATCTCCGCCAGTAGCAATGGTGGACTTAGCCATGGCACAAATGAAACATATCCAGACACAGAAGAG GTAACAATTCCAGAAGCAACTGACACTGACAACCATTCTTCAGTAAGCAACCCTACCTCGCCAACTGACGACGAATTGAGACACCAAGAGAATGGAAACGACGCAGTGTAA